A region of Arabidopsis thaliana chromosome 5, partial sequence DNA encodes the following proteins:
- a CDS encoding Leucine-rich receptor-like protein kinase family protein (Leucine-rich receptor-like protein kinase family protein; FUNCTIONS IN: protein serine/threonine kinase activity, protein kinase activity, ATP binding; INVOLVED IN: transmembrane receptor protein tyrosine kinase signaling pathway, protein amino acid phosphorylation; LOCATED IN: cytosol, plasma membrane; EXPRESSED IN: 23 plant structures; EXPRESSED DURING: 13 growth stages; CONTAINS InterPro DOMAIN/s: Protein kinase, catalytic domain (InterPro:IPR000719), Leucine-rich repeat-containing N-terminal domain, type 2 (InterPro:IPR013210), Leucine-rich repeat (InterPro:IPR001611), Serine-threonine/tyrosine-protein kinase (InterPro:IPR001245), Protein kinase-like domain (InterPro:IPR011009); BEST Arabidopsis thaliana protein match is: Leucine-rich repeat protein kinase family protein (TAIR:AT2G27060.1); Has 139678 Blast hits to 85602 proteins in 3004 species: Archae - 100; Bacteria - 15783; Metazoa - 35548; Fungi - 4368; Plants - 70555; Viruses - 172; Other Eukaryotes - 13152 (source: NCBI BLink).) — MSHFLTFCFLSLLLLLHGANAVTETELRSLLEFRKGIRDETSHQRISWSDTSSLTDPSTCPNDWPGISCDPETGSIIAINLDRRGLSGELKFSTLSGLTRLRNLSLSGNSFSGRVVPSLGGISSLQHLDLSDNGFYGPIPGRISELWSLNHLNLSSNKFEGGFPSGFRNLQQLRSLDLHKNEIWGDVGEIFTELKNVEFVDLSCNRFNGGLSLPMENISSISNTLRHLNLSHNALNGKFFSEESIGSFKNLEIVDLENNQINGSISEINSSTLTMLNLSSNGLSGDLPSSFKSCSVIDLSGNTFSGDVSVVQKWEATPDVLDLSSNNLSGSLPNFTSAFSRLSVLSIRNNSVSGSLPSLWGDSQFSVIDLSSNKFSGFIPVSFFTFASLRSLNLSRNNLEGPIPFRGSRASELLVLNSYPQMELLDLSTNSLTGMLPGDIGTMEKIKVLNLANNKLSGELPSDLNKLSGLLFLDLSNNTFKGQIPNKLPSQMVGFNVSYNDLSGIIPEDLRSYPPSSFYPGNSKLSLPGRIPADSSGDLSLPGKKHHSKLSIRIAIIVASVGAAIMILFVLFAYHRTQLKDFHGRNRFTDQATTRDTKFGRSSRPSLFNFSSNVEQQSSSLSFSNDHLLTANSRSLSGIPGCEAEISEQGAPATSAPTNLLDDYPAASGRKSSSGGSPLSSSPRFSDQPVMLDVYSPDRLAGELFFLDVSLKLTAEELSRAPAEVLGRSSHGTLYKATLDNGHMLTVKWLRVGLVRHKKDFAREAKKIGSLKHPNIVPLRAYYWGPREQERLLLSDYLRGESLAMHLYETTPRRYSPMSFSQRLKVAVEVAQCLLYLHDRAMPHGNLKPTNIILSSPDNTVRITDYCVHRLMTPSGVAEQILNMSALGYSAPELSSASKPIPTLKSDVYAFGVILMELLTRRSAGDIISGQTGAVDLTDWVRLCDQEGRRMDCIDRDIAGGEEFSKGMEDALAVAIRCILSVNERPNIRQVLDHLTSISA, encoded by the exons ATGAGTCATTTTCTCACTTTCTGCTTCCTCTcactccttctcctcctccacggTGCCAACGCCGTCACCGAGACGGAGCTCCGATCTCTACTCGAGTTCCGTAAAGGGATCCGTGACGAGACCTCACACCAACGAATCTCATGGTCAGATACAAGCAGCCTCACTGATCCATCTACTTGCCCTAATGACTGGCCTGGTATCTCTTGCGACCCTGAAACCGGTTCAATCATCGCCATTAATCTCGACCGTCGTGGTCTCTCCGGCGAACTCAAATTCAGCACTCTCTCTGGTCTTACTCGTCTTCGTAACCTCTCTTTATCCGGAAACAGCTTCTCGGGTCGGGTCGTTCCTTCATTGGGTGGAATCTCGTCGCTTCAACACTTAGATCTGTCGGATAACGGTTTCTACGGACCTATACCGGGTCGGATCTCGGAGCTTTGGAGTTTGAATCATCTCAATTTGTCTTCCAACAAGTTCGAAGGTGGGTTTCCTAGTGGCTTTCGGAATCTTCAGCAGCTAAGATCTTTGGATTTGCATAAGAACGAGATTTGGGGAGATGTTGGTGAGATTTTCACTGAGCTTAAGAATGTTGAGTTCGTTGATTTGAGCTGTAACCGTTTCAACGGTGGCTTATCTTTACCAATGGAGAACATTTCCAGCATTTCCAACACTCTCCGTCACTTGAATTTGAGCCACAATGCGTTAAATGGCAAGTTTTTCAGTGAGGAGTCCATTGGTTCGTTCAAGAATCTCGAGATTGTTGACTTAGAGAATAACCAGATCAATG GATCAATTAGTGAAATCAATTCATCAACGTTAACTATGTTGAATCTTTCTTCTAACGGCCTGTCTGGGGATCTTCCGTCGAGTTTTAAAAGTTGCTCAGTGATAGATTTGAGTGGGAATACTTTCTCTGGCGACGTGTCTGTTGTTCAAAAGTGGGAAGCTACTCCAGATGTTCTTGATCTTAGCTCAAACAACTTGTCGGGAAGCTTGCCGAACTTTACTTCTGCATTTTCAAGATTAAGTGTGTTGAGCATTAGGAATAATTCTGTCTCTGGTAGCTTGCCTTCTCTGTGGGGTGATTCTCAATTCTCTGTGATTGATCTCAGTTCAAATAAGTTCAGTGGCTTCATTCCAGTGAGTTTCTTCACTTTTGCAAGCTTGAgaagtttgaatctttctaGGAATAACTTGGAGGGGCCAATTCCTTTTCGAGGTTCACGTGCAAGCGAACTTTTGGTTCTAAATTCTTATCCGCAGATGGAGTTACTTGACCTTTCAACCAATTCTTTGACGGGTATGCTGCCTGGGGATATAGGTACAATGGAAAAAATTAAAGTGCTGAATCTTGCCAATAATAAGCTGTCCGGGGAACTTCCAAGCGACCTCAACAAGCTTAGTGGCCTTTTGTTCCTTGACTTGTCAAACAATACTTTCAAGGGTCAAATTCCCAATAAGCTTCCTTCCCAAATGGTGGGATTCAATGTGTCGTATAACGACCTATCAGGCATAATTCCGGAAGACCTTAGAAGCTACCCGCCTTCTTCATTTTATCCTGGTAACTCCAAGCTAAGTCTCCCAGGACGGATTCCAGCGGATTCTTCTGGTGATCTGTCTTTACCTGGGAAAAAACATCATTCGAAGCTTAGCATAAGAATAGCGATTATTGTTGCTTCAGTTGGAGCTGCtattatgattctttttgtcttgtttGCCTATCATCGAACACAGCTCAAGGACTTTCACGGGAGGAATAGATTTACAGACCAAGCAACGACTAGAGACACCAAGTTTGGACGCTCTTCTCGTCCCTCCTTATTCAACTTCAGCTCAAATGTTGAGCAGCAGTCATCATCTTTGAGCTTCTCAAACGATCACTTGCTCACCGCAAATTCAAGGTCGTTATCTGGGATACCCGGATGTGAAGCTGAAATATCCGAGCAGGGTGCGCCTGCTACTTCTGCTCCTACAAACCTCCTTGATGATTATCCTGCAGCATCTGGGCGCAAGTCTTCTTCAGGAGGCTCCCCACTATCCTCCTCACCCCGTTTTAGCGACCAGCCTGTGATGTTAGATGTTTACTCACCTGATAGATTGGCCGGAGAACTCTTCTTCTTAGACGTTTCACTAAAACTCACAGCAGAAGAGTTATCCCGAGCTCCTGCAGAAGTTCTAGGTAGAAGCAGCCATGGAACACTGTACAAAGCAACACTGGATAATGGACACATGTTGACGGTGAAATGGTTGAGAGTTGGCCTCGTGAGGCATAAGAAAGATTTCGCACGGGAAGCCAAAAAAATCGGCTCTTTAAAACATCCTAACATTGTTCCGTTGCGAGCATACTATTGGGGTCCCAGAGAACAAGAAAGACTTCTCCTGTCTGATTACCTGAGAGGAGAGAGCTTAGCCATGCATCTTTACG AGACTACTCCTCGGAGGTATTCTCCAATGTCCTTCAGCCAAAGACTAAAAGTTGCAGTTGAAGTGGCTCAGTGTCTTCTCTACCTTCATGATAGAGCAATGCCACACGGGAACTTGAAGCCAACTAACATAATCCTCTCAAGTCCTGACAATACCGTGCGAATAACTGATTACTGTGTTCACCGTTTGATGACTCCATCTGGTGTAGCGGAACAGATACTAAACATGAGTGCACTCGGTTACTCTGCTCCTGAACTTTCCTCGGCTTCCAAACCGATACCAACACTCAAATCCGATGTCTATGCGTTTGGTGTGATTCTCATGGAGCTTTTGACTAGACGGAGCGCAGGTGACATAATCTCAGGTCAAACAGGAGCCGTTGATCTGACCGATTGGGTGAGGTTGTGTGATCAAGAAGGAAGGAGAATGGATTGCATAGACAGAGACATAGCAGGTGGGGAAGAGTTCTCAAAGGGAATGGAGGATGCACTTGCTGTTGCAATCAGGTGCATTCTCTCTGTCAATGAAAGGCCTAACATCAGACAAGTTCTTGATCATCTTACTTCAATTTCTGCCtga
- a CDS encoding Leucine-rich receptor-like protein kinase family protein (Leucine-rich receptor-like protein kinase family protein; FUNCTIONS IN: protein serine/threonine kinase activity, protein kinase activity, ATP binding; INVOLVED IN: transmembrane receptor protein tyrosine kinase signaling pathway, protein amino acid phosphorylation; LOCATED IN: cytosol, plasma membrane; EXPRESSED IN: 23 plant structures; EXPRESSED DURING: 13 growth stages; CONTAINS InterPro DOMAIN/s: Serine/threonine-protein kinase domain (InterPro:IPR002290), Leucine-rich repeat-containing N-terminal domain, type 2 (InterPro:IPR013210), Leucine-rich repeat (InterPro:IPR001611), Serine-threonine/tyrosine-protein kinase (InterPro:IPR001245), Protein kinase-like domain (InterPro:IPR011009), Protein kinase, catalytic domain (InterPro:IPR000719), Tyrosine-protein kinase, catalytic domain (InterPro:IPR020635); BEST Arabidopsis thaliana protein match is: Leucine-rich repeat protein kinase family protein (TAIR:AT2G27060.1); Has 1807 Blast hits to 1807 proteins in 277 species: Archae - 0; Bacteria - 0; Metazoa - 736; Fungi - 347; Plants - 385; Viruses - 0; Other Eukaryotes - 339 (source: NCBI BLink).): MSHFLTFCFLSLLLLLHGANAVTETELRSLLEFRKGIRDETSHQRISWSDTSSLTDPSTCPNDWPGISCDPETGSIIAINLDRRGLSGELKFSTLSGLTRLRNLSLSGNSFSGRVVPSLGGISSLQHLDLSDNGFYGPIPGRISELWSLNHLNLSSNKFEGGFPSGFRNLQQLRSLDLHKNEIWGDVGEIFTELKNVEFVDLSCNRFNGGLSLPMENISSISNTLRHLNLSHNALNGKFFSEESIGSFKNLEIVDLENNQINGELPHFGSQPSLRILKLARNELFGLVPQELLQSSIPLLELDLSRNGFTGSISEINSSTLTMLNLSSNGLSGDLPSSFKSCSVIDLSGNTFSGDVSVVQKWEATPDVLDLSSNNLSGSLPNFTSAFSRLSVLSIRNNSVSGSLPSLWGDSQFSVIDLSSNKFSGFIPVSFFTFASLRSLNLSRNNLEGPIPFRGSRASELLVLNSYPQMELLDLSTNSLTGMLPGDIGTMEKIKVLNLANNKLSGELPSDLNKLSGLLFLDLSNNTFKGQIPNKLPSQMVGFNVSYNDLSGIIPEDLRSYPPSSFYPGNSKLSLPGRIPADSSGDLSLPGKKHHSKLSIRIAIIVASVGAAIMILFVLFAYHRTQLKDFHGRNRFTDQATTRDTKFGRSSRPSLFNFSSNVEQQSSSLSFSNDHLLTANSRSLSGIPGCEAEISEQGAPATSAPTNLLDDYPAASGRKSSSGGSPLSSSPRFSDQPVMLDVYSPDRLAGELFFLDVSLKLTAEELSRAPAEVLGRSSHGTLYKATLDNGHMLTVKWLRVGLVRHKKDFAREAKKIGSLKHPNIVPLRAYYWGPREQERLLLSDYLRGESLAMHLYETTPRRYSPMSFSQRLKVAVEVAQCLLYLHDRAMPHGNLKPTNIILSSPDNTVRITDYCVHRLMTPSGVAEQILNMSALGYSAPELSSASKPIPTLKSDVYAFGVILMELLTRRSAGDIISGQTGAVDLTDWVRLCDQEGRRMDCIDRDIAGGEEFSKGMEDALAVAIRCILSVNERPNIRQVLDHLTSISA; encoded by the exons ATGAGTCATTTTCTCACTTTCTGCTTCCTCTcactccttctcctcctccacggTGCCAACGCCGTCACCGAGACGGAGCTCCGATCTCTACTCGAGTTCCGTAAAGGGATCCGTGACGAGACCTCACACCAACGAATCTCATGGTCAGATACAAGCAGCCTCACTGATCCATCTACTTGCCCTAATGACTGGCCTGGTATCTCTTGCGACCCTGAAACCGGTTCAATCATCGCCATTAATCTCGACCGTCGTGGTCTCTCCGGCGAACTCAAATTCAGCACTCTCTCTGGTCTTACTCGTCTTCGTAACCTCTCTTTATCCGGAAACAGCTTCTCGGGTCGGGTCGTTCCTTCATTGGGTGGAATCTCGTCGCTTCAACACTTAGATCTGTCGGATAACGGTTTCTACGGACCTATACCGGGTCGGATCTCGGAGCTTTGGAGTTTGAATCATCTCAATTTGTCTTCCAACAAGTTCGAAGGTGGGTTTCCTAGTGGCTTTCGGAATCTTCAGCAGCTAAGATCTTTGGATTTGCATAAGAACGAGATTTGGGGAGATGTTGGTGAGATTTTCACTGAGCTTAAGAATGTTGAGTTCGTTGATTTGAGCTGTAACCGTTTCAACGGTGGCTTATCTTTACCAATGGAGAACATTTCCAGCATTTCCAACACTCTCCGTCACTTGAATTTGAGCCACAATGCGTTAAATGGCAAGTTTTTCAGTGAGGAGTCCATTGGTTCGTTCAAGAATCTCGAGATTGTTGACTTAGAGAATAACCAGATCAATGGTGAGTTACCGCATTTTGGATCACAGCCGAGTTTGAGAATATTGAAGCTTGCTCGTAACGAGTTGTTCGGTTTAGTACCTCAAGAGTTGTTGCAGAGTTCGATTCCTTTGCTAGAGCTAGATCTAAGTCGAAACGGTTTTACAG GATCAATTAGTGAAATCAATTCATCAACGTTAACTATGTTGAATCTTTCTTCTAACGGCCTGTCTGGGGATCTTCCGTCGAGTTTTAAAAGTTGCTCAGTGATAGATTTGAGTGGGAATACTTTCTCTGGCGACGTGTCTGTTGTTCAAAAGTGGGAAGCTACTCCAGATGTTCTTGATCTTAGCTCAAACAACTTGTCGGGAAGCTTGCCGAACTTTACTTCTGCATTTTCAAGATTAAGTGTGTTGAGCATTAGGAATAATTCTGTCTCTGGTAGCTTGCCTTCTCTGTGGGGTGATTCTCAATTCTCTGTGATTGATCTCAGTTCAAATAAGTTCAGTGGCTTCATTCCAGTGAGTTTCTTCACTTTTGCAAGCTTGAgaagtttgaatctttctaGGAATAACTTGGAGGGGCCAATTCCTTTTCGAGGTTCACGTGCAAGCGAACTTTTGGTTCTAAATTCTTATCCGCAGATGGAGTTACTTGACCTTTCAACCAATTCTTTGACGGGTATGCTGCCTGGGGATATAGGTACAATGGAAAAAATTAAAGTGCTGAATCTTGCCAATAATAAGCTGTCCGGGGAACTTCCAAGCGACCTCAACAAGCTTAGTGGCCTTTTGTTCCTTGACTTGTCAAACAATACTTTCAAGGGTCAAATTCCCAATAAGCTTCCTTCCCAAATGGTGGGATTCAATGTGTCGTATAACGACCTATCAGGCATAATTCCGGAAGACCTTAGAAGCTACCCGCCTTCTTCATTTTATCCTGGTAACTCCAAGCTAAGTCTCCCAGGACGGATTCCAGCGGATTCTTCTGGTGATCTGTCTTTACCTGGGAAAAAACATCATTCGAAGCTTAGCATAAGAATAGCGATTATTGTTGCTTCAGTTGGAGCTGCtattatgattctttttgtcttgtttGCCTATCATCGAACACAGCTCAAGGACTTTCACGGGAGGAATAGATTTACAGACCAAGCAACGACTAGAGACACCAAGTTTGGACGCTCTTCTCGTCCCTCCTTATTCAACTTCAGCTCAAATGTTGAGCAGCAGTCATCATCTTTGAGCTTCTCAAACGATCACTTGCTCACCGCAAATTCAAGGTCGTTATCTGGGATACCCGGATGTGAAGCTGAAATATCCGAGCAGGGTGCGCCTGCTACTTCTGCTCCTACAAACCTCCTTGATGATTATCCTGCAGCATCTGGGCGCAAGTCTTCTTCAGGAGGCTCCCCACTATCCTCCTCACCCCGTTTTAGCGACCAGCCTGTGATGTTAGATGTTTACTCACCTGATAGATTGGCCGGAGAACTCTTCTTCTTAGACGTTTCACTAAAACTCACAGCAGAAGAGTTATCCCGAGCTCCTGCAGAAGTTCTAGGTAGAAGCAGCCATGGAACACTGTACAAAGCAACACTGGATAATGGACACATGTTGACGGTGAAATGGTTGAGAGTTGGCCTCGTGAGGCATAAGAAAGATTTCGCACGGGAAGCCAAAAAAATCGGCTCTTTAAAACATCCTAACATTGTTCCGTTGCGAGCATACTATTGGGGTCCCAGAGAACAAGAAAGACTTCTCCTGTCTGATTACCTGAGAGGAGAGAGCTTAGCCATGCATCTTTACG AGACTACTCCTCGGAGGTATTCTCCAATGTCCTTCAGCCAAAGACTAAAAGTTGCAGTTGAAGTGGCTCAGTGTCTTCTCTACCTTCATGATAGAGCAATGCCACACGGGAACTTGAAGCCAACTAACATAATCCTCTCAAGTCCTGACAATACCGTGCGAATAACTGATTACTGTGTTCACCGTTTGATGACTCCATCTGGTGTAGCGGAACAGATACTAAACATGAGTGCACTCGGTTACTCTGCTCCTGAACTTTCCTCGGCTTCCAAACCGATACCAACACTCAAATCCGATGTCTATGCGTTTGGTGTGATTCTCATGGAGCTTTTGACTAGACGGAGCGCAGGTGACATAATCTCAGGTCAAACAGGAGCCGTTGATCTGACCGATTGGGTGAGGTTGTGTGATCAAGAAGGAAGGAGAATGGATTGCATAGACAGAGACATAGCAGGTGGGGAAGAGTTCTCAAAGGGAATGGAGGATGCACTTGCTGTTGCAATCAGGTGCATTCTCTCTGTCAATGAAAGGCCTAACATCAGACAAGTTCTTGATCATCTTACTTCAATTTCTGCCtga
- the TGA4 gene encoding TGACG motif-binding factor 4, with product MNTTSTHFVPPRRFEVYEPLNQIGMWEESFKNNGDMYTPGSIIIPTNEKPDSLSEDTSHGTEGTPHKFDQEASTSRHPDKIQRRLAQNREAARKSRLRKKAYVQQLETSRLKLIHLEQELDRARQQGFYVGNGVDTNALSFSDNMSSGIVAFEMEYGHWVEEQNRQICELRTVLHGQVSDIELRSLVENAMKHYFQLFRMKSAAAKIDVFYVMSGMWKTSAERFFLWIGGFRPSELLKVLLPHFDPLTDQQLLDVCNLRQSCQQAEDALSQGMEKLQHTLAESVAAGKLGEGSYIPQMTCAMERLEALVSFVNQADHLRHETLQQMHRILTTRQAARGLLALGEYFQRLRALSSSWAARQREPT from the exons ATGAATACAACCTCGACACATTTTGTTCCACCGAGAAGGTTTGAAGTTTACGAGCCTCTCAACCAAATCGGTATGTGGGAAGAAAGTTTCAAGAACAATGGAGACATGTATACGCCTGGCTCTATCATAATCCCGACTAACGAAAAACCAGACAGCTTG TCAGAGGATACTTCTCATGGGACAGAAGGAACTCCTCACAAGTTTGACCAAGAGGCTTCCACATCTAGACATCCTGATAAG ATACAGAGAAGGCTAGCACAGAATCGAGAGGCAGCTAGGAAAAGTCGTTTGCGCAAGAAA GCTTATGTTCAGCAGCTAGAGACTAGCCGGTTAAAGCTAATTCATTTAGAGCAAGAACTCGATCGTGCTAGACAACAG GGTTTCTATGTGGGGAACGGAGTAGATACCAATGCTCTTAGTTTCTCAGATAACATGAGCTCAG gGATTGTTGCATTTGAGATGGAATATGGACATTGGGTGGAAGAACAGAACAGGCAAATATGTGAACTAAGAACGGTTTTACATGGACAAGTTAGTGATATAGAGCTTCGTTCTCTAGTCGAGAATGCCATGAAACATTACTTTCAACTCTTCCGAATGAAGTCAGCCGCTGCAAAAATCGATGTTTTCTATGTCATGTCCGGAATGTGGAAAACTTCAGCAGAGCGGTTTTTCTTGTGGATAGGCGGATTTAGACCCTCAGAGCTTCTCAAG gTTCTGTTACCGCATTTTGATCCTTTGACGGATCAACAACTTTTGGATGTATGTAATCTGAGGCAATCATGTCAACAAGCAGAAGATGCGTTATCCCAAGGTATGGAGAAACTGCAACATACATTAGCAGAGAGTGTAGCAGCCGGGAAACTTGGTGAAGGAAGTTATATTCCTCAAATGACTTGTGCTATGGAGAGATTGGAGGCTTTGGTCAGCTTTGTAAATCaa gctGATCATCTGAGACATGAGACATTGCAACAGATGCATCGGATCTTAACCACGCGACAAGCGGCTAGAGGTTTGTTAGCATTAGGGGAGTATTTCCAAAGGCTTCGAGCTTTGAGTTCGAGTTGGGCGGCTAGGCAACGTGAACCAACGTAA
- a CDS encoding uncharacterized protein (unknown protein; BEST Arabidopsis thaliana protein match is: unknown protein (TAIR:AT5G65207.1); Has 1807 Blast hits to 1807 proteins in 277 species: Archae - 0; Bacteria - 0; Metazoa - 736; Fungi - 347; Plants - 385; Viruses - 0; Other Eukaryotes - 339 (source: NCBI BLink).), which produces MDSSADIAILVADECNQKVNTTAEKASNTAEVGWLMMFGIEEKKIESLMRKFEAKSQFAVAVSSGFFLLNYVSSLYYKSRLNLMLEI; this is translated from the coding sequence ATGGATTCATCGGCGGACATAGCAATATTAGTGGCAGATGAATGTAACCAAAAGGTGAATACAACGGCAGAGAAAGCATCGAATACAGCGGAGGTTGGGTGGTTGATGATGTTTGGGattgaggagaagaagattgaaagtCTGATGAGGAAATTTGAAGCTAAATCTCAGTTTGCTGTGGCGGTTTCTAGTGGCTTTTTTCTGCTTAACTATGTTTCATCCTTGTACTATAAGTCACGTTTGAACCTCATGCTGGAAATCTAG
- a CDS encoding NAD(P)-binding Rossmann-fold superfamily protein (NAD(P)-binding Rossmann-fold superfamily protein; FUNCTIONS IN: oxidoreductase activity, binding, catalytic activity; INVOLVED IN: oxidation reduction, metabolic process; LOCATED IN: cellular_component unknown; CONTAINS InterPro DOMAIN/s: Short-chain dehydrogenase/reductase, conserved site (InterPro:IPR020904), NAD(P)-binding domain (InterPro:IPR016040), Glucose/ribitol dehydrogenase (InterPro:IPR002347), Short-chain dehydrogenase/reductase SDR (InterPro:IPR002198); BEST Arabidopsis thaliana protein match is: NAD(P)-binding Rossmann-fold superfamily protein (TAIR:AT5G65205.1); Has 119739 Blast hits to 119523 proteins in 3734 species: Archae - 959; Bacteria - 78106; Metazoa - 7703; Fungi - 6506; Plants - 2887; Viruses - 2; Other Eukaryotes - 23576 (source: NCBI BLink).), giving the protein MESGDESPVVLITGCSQGGIGHALAREFTEKGCRVVATSRSRSTMTDLEQDSRLFVKELDVQSDQNVSKVLSEVIDKFGKIDVLVNNAGVQCVGPLAETPISAMENTFNTNVFGSMRMTQAVVPHMVSKKKGKIVNVGSITVMAPGPWAGVYTATKAAIHALTDTLRLELRPFGIDVINVVPGGIRTNIANSAVATFNKMPELKLYKPYEEAIRERAFISQRMNPTPAETFARDTVAAVLKKNPPAWFSSGRYSTLMAVMYHMPLWLKDFFQKQVLMKK; this is encoded by the exons ATGGAGAGTGGCGATGAGAGTCCGGTGGTTCTAATTACGGGATGTTCTCAGGGAGGAATTGGTCACGCGCTGGCCCGTGAGTTCACTGAGAAGGGATGTCGAGTGGTGGCGACGAGTCGATCACGGAGTACGATGACGGATCTGGAGCAAGATTCGAGGTTATTCGTGAAGGAGCTTGATGTGCAATCGGACCAGAATGTGAGTAAGGTTTTGTCGGAGGTTATTGATAAGTTCGGTAAGATCGACGTTCTTGTTAATAACGCCGGAGTTCAGTGCGTTGGACCTCTGGCGGAGACTCCAATTTCCGCCATGGAAAACACATTCAACACCAATGTTTTTG GTTCCATGAGGATGACTCAAGCTGTTGTACCACACATGGTGTCtaagaaaaagggaaagatTGTCAACGTTGGAAGTATCACTGTTATGGCACCTGGTCCATGGGCTGGTGTCTATACAGCTACCAAAGCTGCTATTCATGCTCTTACCGATACTCTGAG GTTGGAGCTTCGTCCGTTTGGGATTGATGTCATCAATGTTGTCCCGGGAGGAATAAGAACAAACATAGCAAACTCAGCTGTGGCAACTTTCAACAAAATGCCTGAGCTGAAACTATACAAGCCTTATGAAGAAGCTATCAGAGAAAGGGCGTTTATATCACAGAGGATGAATCCAACTCCTGCAGAAACATTTGCCAGAGACACTGTAGCCGCAGTGCTGAAGAAGAATCCACCCGCTTGGTTCTCGTCAGGCAGGTATTCAACCCTCATGGCAGTCATGTATCATATGCCCTTATGGCTCAAAGATTTTTTCCAGAAGCAGGTTTTAATGAAGAAGTGA